The following are encoded in a window of Fusarium oxysporum f. sp. lycopersici 4287 chromosome 5, whole genome shotgun sequence genomic DNA:
- a CDS encoding exocyst complex component sec8, with the protein MSNRYDRPHREGNGYGNFGRSNDDYRSGYQDGYGSDRYATPPATQQPRPPPSLRQMSSRSRIPQVQAPPQPADTHAARQITEVIDHIKKEWPAMCQDDCVPVQLALQLLDRSSVGRAHEYAQFQQSHNYLQESLKGIVHEHHQGFNSSIGTFHKIQSSIQQSQKRVRALKESLASSKTSLCATDPELKKLSKSSQEFDALVQTLNELDDLRAVPDQLEARISEKRFLTAVEVLQNALRKLRKPELDDIGALTDLRSYLANQETALMDILVEELHEHLYLKSPYCQERWQSLAKTQGAVTEGFGDIKPIAPFHVILDAIDVDKTVREDPMKNPEADTFYYVGLLVESLNRLGRLQNAVETLKQRLPVELFTIVNETINEVDQRHPSSLRGGSARGDGLHVYGTRETQMRADVIYDLLWSLYGKFEAIGEGHRVFHESIKVLIRREGAGNNSALLGSFKELWNLYQNEIRSLLHNYVTTDADVYQFDSPNPGDTLHGKKDIREHLFKFSEANTKSVEMTSEYDALDNIIQDAVPGLGSRKQDRKGRNVQDGGRRGAGAGAGNDGPFGNSHQTTGSYKSLVEPSVFNMSLLLPPTLVFLQRLKNIVPPGSDLAASTLTTFLDNFLVNVFQPQLDETLAKLSDTVFGEADAFTQDPAWSQVARRPVFRGTTAFFEVVTAFCRMLGTIPPDQALSSLIVTQMMRYYDRCFSWFKTLVVKAQDPATEISNDNLRSSARFSLDQGEIQETMKKLFMSEEMDWELAEKEIHLLMELTDESPLDSGDIIQDRDSISSLCLLYTSMKWLAVKIAGLRQITTHDTDTSRQNLPRHSSRRWTLMNDTGKTAGEEGPVSLPLTQETVQAFDSIVSSFEELAGTALLTLHMEIRCRIVHSLSIALSPKVAPYLLDQEVSEPDPQILSLNSELVFFDETIVRYLREKEIAFIRTGLGLLINCYLVSNACKASPMNDKGCGRMQLNILVLQQNLKNVEEGVDLARAANYFSLYEQGADAIVEKAKEDKEQQRGTSAQDPDNFSYDELKALVELCYSEAMANPERGIATAAKRQMQDKLLGLSEHMWQT; encoded by the exons ATGTCGAATCGATACGACCGACCTCACCGTGAAGGTAACGGCTATGGCAACTTTGGACGCTCCAACGATGACTACCGATCCGGGTATCAAGATGGCTACGGCAGCGATCGATATGCCACACCACCTGCCACCCAACAGCCGCGACCACCACCCAGTCTTCGACAGATGTCCTCCCGATCACGCATACCACAAGTACAAGCTCCACCACAACCAGCAGACACCCATGCTGCGCGGCAAATCACCGAGGTTATCGACCatataaaaaaagaatgGCCTGCAATGTGTCAAGACGATTGCGTCCCTGTTCAACTGGCGTTGCAGCTCCTTGACAGGAGCTCGGTTGGCCGCGCCCACGAATACGCCCAGTTCCAGCAATCACATAACTACCTGCAAGAGTCGCTTAAGGGTATCGTTCATGAACACCACCAGGGTTTCAACAGTTCTATAGGTACATTTCACAAAATTCAAAGTAGCATCCAGCAGTCACAGAAGCGAGTACGTGCCTTGAAGGAATCACTGGCGAGTTCCAAAACAAGTCTCTGCGCGACGGATCCTGAATTAAAGAAGCTTTCAAAATCATCACAAGAGTTTGACGCCTTGGTGCAAACTCTTAATGAGCTGGATGACCTCCGAGCAGTACCGGATCAGTTGGAGGCAAGGATATCGGAGAAGAGATTCTTGACGGCCGTGGAAGTGCTTCAGAATGCGTTGCGAAAGCTACGGAAGCCTGAATTGGATGATATTGGTGCCCTTACTGACTTGAGGAGCTACCTTGCAAACCAAGAGACTGCTCTGATGGATATTCTTGTAGAAGAGCTACATGAGCACCTCTATCTCAAGTCACCGTATTGCCAGGAAAGATGGCAGAGCTTGGCCAAAACACAAGGCGCCGTCACCGAAGGCTTTGGTGATATTAAGCCCATCGCCCCATTTCACGTTATTCTCGATGCCATTGACGTTGACAAGACGGTCAGGGAAGATCCTATGAAAAATCCCGAAGCCGATACATTCTACTATGTAGGACTGCTGGTGGAATCTCTGAACAGGCTCGGACGTTTGCAAAATGCCGTGGAGACTCTTAAGCAGCGACTCCCAGTTGAACTCTTTACTATCGTCAACGAGACTATCAACGAGGTGGATCAAAGGCATCCCAGCTCTTTACGAGGAGGATCAGCCAGAGGCGATGGTCTTCACGTCTATGGAACACGTGAAACACAAATGCGAGCAGATGTTATTTACGACCTCTTATGGTCTCTATATGGCAAGTTTGAGGCAATTGGAGAAGGTCATCGTGTATTCCACGAGTCTATCAAGGTCCTAATCCGAAGGGAAGGTGCTGGTAACAACAGTGCCCTGCTTGGAAGCTTCAAAGAGCTGTGGAATTTATACCAGAACGAGATTAGATCCTTGCTGCATAATTATGTTACGACCGATGCAGATGTCTATCAGTTCGACTCACCAAACCCAGGAGATACGCTCCATGGCAAGAAAGACATACGAGAGCATCTTTTCAAGTTTTCTGAAGCGAACACAAAGTCTGTTGAGATGACGAGTGAATATGACGCATTGGACAACATCATCCAGGATGCCGTTCCTGGGCTAGGATCTCGAAAGCAAGACAGAAAAGGACGGAACGTCCAGGacggaggaagaagaggagcaggagcaggagcaggaaaTGATGGTCCATTTGGAAACAGTCATCAAACAACAGGCTCGTACAAATCTCTGGTGGAACCTAGTGTCTTCAATATGAGCTTGTTACTACCGCCGACGTTAGTCTTCCTGCAGCGTCTCAAGAACATCGTCCCTCCCGGTTCGGACCTGGCAGCAAGCACACTAACAACATTCTTGGACAATTTCTTGGTTAATGTCTTTCAACCACAATTGGACGAGACTCTCGCCAAATTGAGCGACACCGTCTTTGGGGAGGCAGATGCATTCACGCAAGACCCGGCCTGGAGCCAGGTAGCACGTCGGCCTGTGTTCCGAGGAACAACAGCCTTTTTCGAGGTTGTGACGGCTTTCTGTCGTATGCTGGGAACCATACCACCAGACCAAGCGCTCAGCTCGCTGATTGTCACTCAAATGATGCGATACTACGACCGCTGCTTCAGCTGGTTCAAAACGCTTGTCGTCAAAGCTCAGGACCCGGCTACCGAGATTAGCAACGACAACCTGAGGTCATCGGCACGATTCTCTCTGGACCAGGGAGAGATACAAGAAACAATGAAGAAGCTTTTCATGTCAGAAGAGATGGACTGGGAATTGGCCGAAAAGGAGATACACCTGTTGATGGAACTCACAGATGAGTCGCCGCTCGACTCAGGTGACATCATCCAGGATCGAGattccatctcatccctGTGTCTATTGTACACCAGCATGAAGTGGCTTGCTGTTAAAATTGCTGGCTTGCGGCAGATCACAACGCATGACACAGATACATCACGACAAAATCTGCCTCGACATTCGAGCCGAAGATGGACTCTTATGAACGATACTGGCAAGACcgcaggagaagaaggccctgTGTCACTACCACTAACGCAGGAAACTGTGCA AGCGTTTGACAGCATAGTGTCGTCCTTCGAAGAACTTGCAGGAACTGCGCTACTAACTCTCCACATGGAGATTCGGTGCCGCATAGTTCATTCATTGTCCATTGCCTTGTCCCCCAAGGTGGCACCCTACCTGCTTGACCAGGAAGTGAGTGAACCTGATCCCCAGATCTTGAGCCTCAACTCGGAATTGGTATTCTTTGACGAGACGATCGTGAGGTACCTcagagagaaggagattgcCTTTATTCGAACGGGTCTGGGGCTGCTTATAAACTGCTATCTTGTGAGCAATGCATGCAAAGCGTCGCCCATGAATGACAAGGGCTGTGGGCGTATGCAACTCAACATTCTTGTACTGCAACAGAACCTCAAGAACGTGGAGGAAGGGGTGGACCTAGCGCGTGCAGCAAATTACTTTTCGCTATACGAACAAGGTGCAGACGCCATTGTAGAGAAGGCAAAGGAGGACAAAGAGCAGCAACGAGGAACCAGCGCGCAGGACCCAGACAACTTTTCGTACGACGAGCTCAAGGCACTTGTCGAACTCTGCTATAGTGAGGCTATGGCAAATCCTGAACGAGGAATCGCCACTGCAGCCAAGCGACAGATGCAGGACAAACTGCTCGGGCTGAGTGAGCACATGTGGCAGACATAG
- a CDS encoding thioredoxin-like protein 4A, translated as MGSVVLPHLNTGWHVDQAILSEEDRLVVIRFGRDWDPDCMRQDEVLYKIADKVRNFAVIYLCDIDQVPDFNQMYELYDPCSLMFFFRNKHMMIDLGTGDNNKIKWVLEDKQELIDIFETVYRGAKKGRGLVVSPKDYSTRHRY; from the exons ATGGGCTCCGTCGTACTTCCCCATCTCAACACCGGCTGGCATGTGGACCAAGCCATTCTCTCAG AGGAAGATCGCCTCGTCGTCATTCGCTTCGGCCGCGATTGGGATCCCGATTGTATGCGCCAGGACGAAGTGCTGTACAAGATCGCCGACAAGGTGCGCAACTTCGCCGTGATTTACCTCTGCGACATCGACCAGGTTCCCGACTTCAACCAGATGTACGAGCTGTATGACCCGTGCTCCctcatgttcttcttccGAAACAAGCACATGATGATCGATCTGGGAACCGGTgacaacaacaagatcaagtgggttcttgaggataAGCAAGAGCTCATTGACATTTTTGAAACGGTGTATCGAGGTGCCAAGAAGGGACGTGGTTTGGTCGTCAGTCCCAAGGATTATTCTACCCGACACAGGTACTAG